From Pseudorasbora parva isolate DD20220531a chromosome 25, ASM2467924v1, whole genome shotgun sequence, one genomic window encodes:
- the kras gene encoding GTPase KRas isoform X2 translates to MTEYKLVVVGAGGVGKSALTIQLIQNHFVDEYDPTIEDSYRKQVVIDGETCLLDILDTAGQEEYSAMRDQYMRTGEGFLCVFAINNTKSFEDIHHYREQIKRVKDSEDVPMVLVGNKCDLPSRSVDTKQAQDLARSYGIPFIETSAKTRQGVDDAFYTLVREIRKHKEKMSKEGKKKKKKSKTKCVLM, encoded by the exons ATGACAGAATATAAGCTTGTGGTGGTGGGTGCTGGAGGCGTGGGCAAGAGTGCTCTCACCATCCAACTCATCCAGAACCACTTTGTGGATGAATATGACCCAACCATAGAG GACTCCTACAGGAAGCAGGTGGTGATTGATGGGGAGACCTGTCTGCTGGACATCTTGGACACTGCAGGTCAGGAGGAGTACAGCGCCATGAGGGACCAGTACATGAGGACAGGGGAGGGATTCCTTTGCGTCTTTGCCATCAATAACACAAAGTCCTTCGAGGACATTCACCACTACAG AGAGCAGATAAAACGAGTAAAGGACTCCGAGGACGTCCCGATGGTCCTGGTGGGCAACAAGTGTGATCTTCCATCCCGCAGTGTGGACACAAAGCAGGCTCAGGATTTAGCACGTAGCTACGGCATTCCATTCATAGAGACCTCAGCAAAGACGAGACAG GGCGTGGACGACGCGTTTTATACTTTAGTCCGAGAAATCCGGAAACACAAGGAGAAGATGAGCAAAGAGggcaagaagaaaaagaagaaatcCAAAACAAAATGTGTATTAATGTGA
- the kras gene encoding GTPase KRas isoform X1, whose product MTEYKLVVVGAGGVGKSALTIQLIQNHFVDEYDPTIEDSYRKQVVIDGETCLLDILDTAGQEEYSAMRDQYMRTGEGFLCVFAINNTKSFEDIHHYREQIKRVKDSEDVPMVLVGNKCDLPSRSVDTKQAQDLARSYGIPFIETSAKTRQRVEDAFYTLVREIRQYRLRKLSKEEKTTQCIKLKKCVLM is encoded by the exons ATGACAGAATATAAGCTTGTGGTGGTGGGTGCTGGAGGCGTGGGCAAGAGTGCTCTCACCATCCAACTCATCCAGAACCACTTTGTGGATGAATATGACCCAACCATAGAG GACTCCTACAGGAAGCAGGTGGTGATTGATGGGGAGACCTGTCTGCTGGACATCTTGGACACTGCAGGTCAGGAGGAGTACAGCGCCATGAGGGACCAGTACATGAGGACAGGGGAGGGATTCCTTTGCGTCTTTGCCATCAATAACACAAAGTCCTTCGAGGACATTCACCACTACAG AGAGCAGATAAAACGAGTAAAGGACTCCGAGGACGTCCCGATGGTCCTGGTGGGCAACAAGTGTGATCTTCCATCCCGCAGTGTGGACACAAAGCAGGCTCAGGATTTAGCACGTAGCTACGGCATTCCATTCATAGAGACCTCAGCAAAGACGAGACAG AGAGTGGAAGATGCCTTTTATACTCTGGTACGGGAGATCAGGCAATACCGGCTAAGAAAACTCAGTAAAGAAGAAAAGACGACACAATGCATCAAgcttaaaaaatgtgttttgatgTGA